The stretch of DNA GGTTACTGAGGCAGCAGACGAGAAGGTCTACTTTAAAGTCTACAACCCTAGCAATAACCAATATATGAAATCCGGAAATTCAGCTGATGGGGACAATGACCGCCCGATTTACGCTTCTACTAATTCTGACACTTTTAGACATCAGTGGTACCTTGAGCCAGTCATGTACAATGGCGACCTCCTGTTCTACATTTTCAACCGGGGTACAACCCAGCCCCTGAAGCTGGGCCAATTCACGGACTCGGATGGCGACCGCCGCCGGGCGCGCACGGCGGAGATCCGTCTGGCGATCCTGAACGTTTCGGATGGAAGATGGTTCGTTACTAATCAATTGTAGTAATGATTTTGGAGAcatttttactgaaataaacGTGTGGTTCgagcattatttttactattattattaacactGTACCTAGATACTGCTTTGAAACCGTATCAGACACAATTAATTAAGCCAAAATCACATGTCCGTCTGTACTGGCTCAAAGGAAAGTTAGCAATTGGATGGATGGTTTATaacctaataaaaactaaaatttattgtcCCAGACCTAAATATTCTAAAGTTGTGACTTTTTATTGATAAGTCAAAATTACCAACTAAATAACTTCAATGCGGAAACTGACGTCATCGCCACAACAACAGTGGAAGCTGCCGGAGAACTAAAGGAGAAATTGGCGGCCGGAATGGGAAACAAAGCCAACCATAAAGTTCGGACTATAGCCTCAATTCTAGCAAATGGTTTTAGGGAAGCCAACAAATGTTGCAGACTCATCGTAGATGAGGCCCTAATGAACCATTTTGGGGCTATAGTGATGGCAGCGACTGTCCGGGGCGAATGGCGTTACCCTCATTGGAGACATTAACCAGCTACCTTTTATAGATCGCAACAACCTCTTCGAGATGAAATACACGAGACCAAATTTGGTAGTGAACATCACCCAGGAGTTGCTATGCACGCATCGCAACCCTCTGGACGTAGCATATGTCCTAAGTGAGGTGTACACGGGTATTTATTCCTCGAATACTCGTTAATGCCTCCATAGGGATTCGTCGATTGTCGGAAATGCAGGATACCAAAACCTTAGGCAACACCCTCTTCCTCACACACACAGGAGAGAAAGAGTCCCTTAACATCGAGGGGATATGGCCAAGGCGAAGGATCCCGTATTCTGACAATCCATGAATCCCAAGGACTAACCTACCCCACGGTAGTCATCCTACAGACTAAAACAAAAACTCAAATTCACGACAGCATCTCTCACGCGGTGGTAGCATTGTCACGCCACACCGAGGAGGTGCACATACTACACCAACATCAACGACGACGCTATTGGACGCTTCGCGACACGAGCGATTGGCGCCACTAAAAAAGCAGTCGTTGATTACAATCTTAAGATGGCTATCAGGAGTAGGGACTACAGAAACAATCAACAAATTACTAAAAACTACCTTCCAATCCTAATTCCTTAATCCTTCAAACTAATGTTAGATATAAGTTAGTATATAAGTAGTTAATATGTAAGATAGTATAAGCAGTTAAATATGTAAATGCGATGCgggaataaaatgaaaaaaaaattatgtatatagacACAATAACCATGagcatgaaataatataataataataattataataataataataaaaaatatatatatatatatatatatatatgtataacagACCAATTCGCATTACAACACAACAATAGTtaagtaacaattaaaaaaataccttcacTTAAACCACAAGACGCTGTTTTTTACCACGACATGTAATATAACATAActctaataacaataaaacatctaACAAATGTATGGACCTCGAGTCCATAGTGTtgcaattattacaaaaaaaaaaaaaaaaaaaaaaaaaattattgtccCAGACCTAAATATTCTAAAGTTGTgactttttattgttaagtcAAAATTACCAACTTTTGTACAATTTAGTTTTCATTTAAAGTATTAAcagtgtatctttataataacaatgttaTTCGCATTATGTATCAGTTAccacgaataaaaataatataccataAAACATGTGCATATTCCAAATCATAAATTGCATAAGTGATTTTTGAAGGACGGTAGAGTATAAAAAATGGTGGCCTTGtggaactttatttaaaaacttctgCAGTTTATACCGGATACAAAAtggtagaaaatatatattttttgaagagTGGCGCTGACTTTGTCCATATAGAACTAAAGAAATATGCATCCCCTGGTCCGGGGCTCGGCCCCACGCGAAGTCGCTTGGAACAAAATTTACTAGttacatattacaataaagttaaaggacaaaaatatattcgtatatagtgcacaagtgtgtgcgcaatacacaggtgcactctgttcctttATTCTCATAATCAGGTAAGACGGCAaaccgacatgactggagagagattaAGCGCAGGAGCAACGGCCTTACATGCATTCCAaggcacaggggtatcacaccgccaacttcccaACTCggagctgcgactaagtaatttttaaacggAAAACTAGTCACAATGGCCAACTCTTAAACATCCAGGTTCGGTAGTCACTTATTATGTGTAAAATGTACGAATGACGCAGTTGCCattttaagtaggtataatttagtgtttagtttattaaaaagtttacatCATATTTctccaataatatatttcaatccgattgttccaatttttttttgtaatgttctgttcttttcattaattttataatgaaaatgccgctaaaattgttgattccgtacatcttctaaagtacacatcataataatttgcaaccaacactttTAGGCACACAAattattatggaatattttggtaattaaaaattttaataaacatctaaaattgtttttttaaaacaattatttcttaatattcatatattctCGCTGGTAATCGTGTGAACtggtacataaaaatatggatCGAATGCTCAAGGACGTTTGCTCCGGGCctgaattattttctaattgCATGCCCTATaggtattcatttaaatataggtaCTCACCATATAAACTTGAAGCCAACTGGTATACTTGCGATTCTTGCAGTTATACTTGTCTAAATTCTACATTTTTGGACAAATAACAATCGACGATCGATATGGACCAACGTACAGgtcgatttttattttgtacactgTTTCATCACAACTCTTTTTTATATGTCAATGTTTGTTGCACAAACttacaatatgttaaaaataattatttaaatacataacacaagattaattatattatattaaatagaaaaatattttaagcaataaataataccaaCAACGCCGCGCATGTTGTATTACCGCCAAAAGtagataaatcaatatttttaaagccaATCTTAGCTAAGGAATCAAAGATTATACAGCTTCAGCCGGTTTACTTGTTTTGTACGTTGCgcatttacttttgtattttgtgcACCTCAAGCATACATATTGCCTATGACTTAATCCTGTacatataggtattatttttttctattgtaatgtttgtaaaaatattatattctttttaaaacttGATATTCCTTTTCTATTTTTGATTTGGGAATGAGTAATAAGAATCGCTGTAGAATGTTGTGTTTATGTACGGCtgttggccgccgtggccgaaattcggttaggtaGGAATCAAAATATCAAAGGATACATTTTTTTGGTTTCTACACCGAAATGCAATAAAGTCATGTCACCcaactagaataaaaaaaagctcgagaaataaaatgtatttagataTAAAGATTAGTTCTGTActgtttagaaaaataattattgaaaacaagAACCTATATGTTTGATAGattacaataaatctcttgAACTGTATTGTTACATCGTAAGTTATATGACCTTCTAttgattatcattatttttctaattaaaaatggGTGTTTATCTTATCATGttgtattagaaaaaaatgtgattAGCAAGCAGTTAGGGAAGGTTCCGTAGAAAAATCTTCATAGTCTTTTGACTTATTTATGCTTCGTAGTCACTTAGAGTCCGGTACGAGCACCTTGAAATTAGATTTCCTAAGCACTACCGTCT from Manduca sexta isolate Smith_Timp_Sample1 chromosome 4, JHU_Msex_v1.0, whole genome shotgun sequence encodes:
- the LOC119190407 gene encoding microvitellogenin-like; this translates as MELKVTLSTDSDNERGVYGDYSKVGARADWTFMVTEAADEKVYFKVYNPSNNQYMKSGNSADGDNDRPIYASTNSDTFRHQWYLEPVMYNGDLLFYIFNRGTTQPLKLGQFTDSDGDRRRARTAEIRLAILNVSDGRWFVTNQL